A region of Vitis vinifera cultivar Pinot Noir 40024 chromosome 13, ASM3070453v1 DNA encodes the following proteins:
- the LOC100265715 gene encoding cytosolic endo-beta-N-acetylglucosaminidase 1 isoform X3, translated as MGKRKEDSKPAKVLNSSFPMQFSQIPASLKRQILISFKNLLKPIHNAFKNLFIPMSQEQLQASSASPPPFDPSQPSTPISYPIKTLQELESRSYFSSFHYPFNVASVPIQSGSLPSRPRMLVCHDMAGGYLDDKWVQGGTNEGAYAIWHWYLMDVFVYFSHSLVTLPPPCWTNAAHKHGVKVLGTFITEWDEGRAICNALLSTKESAQMYAERLTELAVALGFDGWLINMEVALAKGQIPNLKEFVSHLTQTMHSSMPGSLVIWYDSVTIDSSLEWQDQLNNKNKPFFDICDGIFINYTWAESYPKISADAAGDRKFDVYMGIDVFGRNTYGGGQWNTNVALDLLKKEEVSAAIFAPGWVYETKQPPDFQTAQNRWWSLIEKSWGIQQKYPRVLPFYSNFDQGHGYHFAIDAVQVSDTPWCNISCQSFQPFLEFSEDSTNTIQVIVNSKEASYSGGGNITFKGTLQGNDYFRTRLFLGEILLGNLPVHFTYSLKSDSSSLVGLSLEFSSTLNERMSVLLAAQGSTLLTMNQFSSKFSKVIMPHRVVKIEAAPGWVIQESSIAMNGYILTEIHAVCYKSKPDFIDLKLNSGSDHLDNDLARSPSNYYAVLGHLMVKTSDQNPDFLPSSSWLVEVQHIKWASDLQGAKTLSAKIIWKLKDGNYSMSQNYNVYVEKLANEEVGNPGTMLKREQEYLGVAQVEAFYVSDFVVPSGTSSLKFIIQVCGTDGASQKLDDSPYFQLDIEEKELQLAKVHK; from the exons atgggaaaaagaaaggaagattcCAAACCTGCAAAAGTGTTAAATTCATCATTTCCAATGCAATTTAGTCAAATTCCCGCGTCCCTGAAACGTCAAATCCTCATTTCCTTCAAAAACCTTCTCAAACCAATCCACAACGCCTTCAAAAACCTCTTCATCCCAATGTCTCAAGAACAGCTCCAAGCCTCCTCTGCGTCTCCACCACCCTTTGACCCATCACAACCCTCTACTCCAATCTCCTACCCTATCAAAACCCTTCAAGAACTCGAGTCCCGCTCCTATTTCAGCTCCTTTCACTACCCATTTAATGTGGCATCTGTGCCTATTCAATCTGGGTCGTTGCCCAGTAGGCCGAGGATGCTTGTGTGCCATGACATGGCTGGTGGGTACCTTGATGATAAGTGGGTTCAGGGAGGGACTAATGAGGGTGCCTATGCGATATGGCACTGGTATTTGATGGATGTGTTCGTGTATTTTTCGCATAGTCTTGTGACTCTTCCGCCTCCTTGCTGGACTAATGCTGCTCACAAGCATGGTGTTAAG GTATTGGGAACCTTCATCACAGAATGGGATGAAGGAAGAGCCATTTGCAATGCACTGCTATCAACAAAGGAGTCTGCTCAAATGTATGCTGAGCGCTTAACAGAGCTTGCTGTTGCTTTGGGCTTTGATGGGTGGCTG ATCAATATGGAAGTTGCATTGGCTAAAGGGCAAATCCCTAATCTGAAAGAATTTGTCAGCCATTTAACCCAGACCATGCACTCTTCAATGCCTGGATCTTTAGTTATATG GTATGATAGCGTCACCATTGATAGTAGTCTTGAGTGGCAAGATCAACTGAACAACAAGAATAAACCTTTCTTTGATATATGTGATGGCATTTTTATAAACTACACGTGGGCg GAAAGCTATCCAAAGATTTCAGCTGATGCTGCTGGTGATAGAAAGTTTGATGTGTACATGGGTATTGATGTTTTTGGAAGGAATACCTATGGTGGTGGACAATGGAAT ACAAATGTTGCACTTGATTTGCTGAAGAAAGAAGAAGTGTCAGCTGCCATATTTGCACCTGGATGGGTCTATGAAACCAAGCAACCACCTGATTTTCAGACTGCACAGAATCG TTGGTGGTCTCTTATTGAGAAATCATGGGGAATACAACAAAAATACCCCAGAGTATTGCCATTCTACTCAAATTTTGATCAG GGTCATGGTTATCATTTTGCAATTGATGCAGTCCAAGTATCAGATACTCCTTGGTGCAACATCTCTTGCCAAAGCTTTCAG CCTTTCCTTGAGTTTTCTGAAGACTCTACCAACACTATTCAAGTCATTGTCAA TTCTAAGGAAGCATCTTATAGCGGAGGAGGGAATATCACATTTAAAGGAACTCTTCAAGGAAATGATTATTTCAGGACGAGGCTCTTTCTGGGAGAGATTCTTTTGGGGAATTTACCAGTCCACTTTACATATTCT TTGAAATCAGATAGCAGCTCTCTGGTTGGCCTTTCTCTTGAGTTCTCTTCTACCTTGAATGAGAGAATGTCGGTTCTTCTTGCAGCCCAGGGAAGCACATTGCTTACAATGAACCAATTCTCAAGCAAATTCAGCAAAGTGATCATGCCACATAGAGTTGTAAAGATAGAAGCAGCTCCAGGGTGGGTCATACAGGAGAGTAGTATTGCAATGAATGGGTACATATTAACAGAAATTCATGCTGTATGCTACAAGTCAAAGCCTGATTTTATTGACTTGAAATTGAATTCTGGGTCAGATCATCTTGATAATGATTTAGCTCGCAGTCCATCAAATTATTATGCAGTGCTTGGTCATCTCATGGTTAAAACTTCTGATCAGAACCCAGATTTCTTACCCTCTAGTTCATGGCTGGTTGAGGTTCAACATATTAAATGGGCTTCAGATTTGCAGGGAGCCAAGACCCTTAGTGCTAAGATCATTTGGAAATTGAAAGATGGAAATTATTCCATGTCCCAAAACTACAATGTTTATGTTGAGAAACTAGCAAATGAAGAGGTTGGAAATCCTGGTACAATGCTTAAAAGAGAGCAGGAATATCTTGGAGTGGCACAAGTGGAAGCTTTTTATGTTTCTGACTTCGTGGTTCCTTCTGGAACTTCCAGTCTTAAATTCATCATACAAGTATGTGGTACTGATGGAGCTAGCCAGAAGCTAGATGATTCTCCATATTTTCAACTGGATATTGAAG AGAAAGAATTGCAGTTAGCCAAGGTGCACAAGTAA
- the LOC100265715 gene encoding cytosolic endo-beta-N-acetylglucosaminidase 1 isoform X5, translated as MGKRKEDSKPAKVLNSSFPMQFSQIPASLKRQILISFKNLLKPIHNAFKNLFIPMSQEQLQASSASPPPFDPSQPSTPISYPIKTLQELESRSYFSSFHYPFNVASVPIQSGSLPSRPRMLVCHDMAGGYLDDKWVQGGTNEGAYAIWHWYLMDVFVYFSHSLVTLPPPCWTNAAHKHGVKVLGTFITEWDEGRAICNALLSTKESAQMYAERLTELAVALGFDGWLINMEVALAKGQIPNLKEFVSHLTQTMHSSMPGSLVIWYDSVTIDSSLEWQDQLNNKNKPFFDICDGIFINYTWAESYPKISADAAGDRKFDVYMGIDVFGRNTYGGGQWNTNVALDLLKKEEVSAAIFAPGWVYETKQPPDFQTAQNRWWSLIEKSWGIQQKYPRVLPFYSNFDQGHGYHFAIDAVQVSDTPWCNISCQSFQPFLEFSEDSTNTIQVIVNSKEASYSGGGNITFKGTLQGNDYFRTRLFLGEILLGNLPVHFTYSLKSDSSSLVGLSLEFSSTLNERMSVLLAAQGSTLLTMNQFSSKFSKVIMPHRVVKIEAAPGWVIQESSIAMNGYILTEIHAVCYKSKPDFIDLKLNSGSDHLDNDLARSPSNYYAVLGHLMVKTSDQNPDFLPSSSWLVEVQHIKWASDLQGAKTLSAKIIWKLKDGNYSMSQNYNVYVEKLANEEVGNPGTMLKREQEYLGVAQVEAFYVSDFVVPSGTSSLKFIIQVCGTDGASQKLDDSPYFQLDIEEV; from the exons atgggaaaaagaaaggaagattcCAAACCTGCAAAAGTGTTAAATTCATCATTTCCAATGCAATTTAGTCAAATTCCCGCGTCCCTGAAACGTCAAATCCTCATTTCCTTCAAAAACCTTCTCAAACCAATCCACAACGCCTTCAAAAACCTCTTCATCCCAATGTCTCAAGAACAGCTCCAAGCCTCCTCTGCGTCTCCACCACCCTTTGACCCATCACAACCCTCTACTCCAATCTCCTACCCTATCAAAACCCTTCAAGAACTCGAGTCCCGCTCCTATTTCAGCTCCTTTCACTACCCATTTAATGTGGCATCTGTGCCTATTCAATCTGGGTCGTTGCCCAGTAGGCCGAGGATGCTTGTGTGCCATGACATGGCTGGTGGGTACCTTGATGATAAGTGGGTTCAGGGAGGGACTAATGAGGGTGCCTATGCGATATGGCACTGGTATTTGATGGATGTGTTCGTGTATTTTTCGCATAGTCTTGTGACTCTTCCGCCTCCTTGCTGGACTAATGCTGCTCACAAGCATGGTGTTAAG GTATTGGGAACCTTCATCACAGAATGGGATGAAGGAAGAGCCATTTGCAATGCACTGCTATCAACAAAGGAGTCTGCTCAAATGTATGCTGAGCGCTTAACAGAGCTTGCTGTTGCTTTGGGCTTTGATGGGTGGCTG ATCAATATGGAAGTTGCATTGGCTAAAGGGCAAATCCCTAATCTGAAAGAATTTGTCAGCCATTTAACCCAGACCATGCACTCTTCAATGCCTGGATCTTTAGTTATATG GTATGATAGCGTCACCATTGATAGTAGTCTTGAGTGGCAAGATCAACTGAACAACAAGAATAAACCTTTCTTTGATATATGTGATGGCATTTTTATAAACTACACGTGGGCg GAAAGCTATCCAAAGATTTCAGCTGATGCTGCTGGTGATAGAAAGTTTGATGTGTACATGGGTATTGATGTTTTTGGAAGGAATACCTATGGTGGTGGACAATGGAAT ACAAATGTTGCACTTGATTTGCTGAAGAAAGAAGAAGTGTCAGCTGCCATATTTGCACCTGGATGGGTCTATGAAACCAAGCAACCACCTGATTTTCAGACTGCACAGAATCG TTGGTGGTCTCTTATTGAGAAATCATGGGGAATACAACAAAAATACCCCAGAGTATTGCCATTCTACTCAAATTTTGATCAG GGTCATGGTTATCATTTTGCAATTGATGCAGTCCAAGTATCAGATACTCCTTGGTGCAACATCTCTTGCCAAAGCTTTCAG CCTTTCCTTGAGTTTTCTGAAGACTCTACCAACACTATTCAAGTCATTGTCAA TTCTAAGGAAGCATCTTATAGCGGAGGAGGGAATATCACATTTAAAGGAACTCTTCAAGGAAATGATTATTTCAGGACGAGGCTCTTTCTGGGAGAGATTCTTTTGGGGAATTTACCAGTCCACTTTACATATTCT TTGAAATCAGATAGCAGCTCTCTGGTTGGCCTTTCTCTTGAGTTCTCTTCTACCTTGAATGAGAGAATGTCGGTTCTTCTTGCAGCCCAGGGAAGCACATTGCTTACAATGAACCAATTCTCAAGCAAATTCAGCAAAGTGATCATGCCACATAGAGTTGTAAAGATAGAAGCAGCTCCAGGGTGGGTCATACAGGAGAGTAGTATTGCAATGAATGGGTACATATTAACAGAAATTCATGCTGTATGCTACAAGTCAAAGCCTGATTTTATTGACTTGAAATTGAATTCTGGGTCAGATCATCTTGATAATGATTTAGCTCGCAGTCCATCAAATTATTATGCAGTGCTTGGTCATCTCATGGTTAAAACTTCTGATCAGAACCCAGATTTCTTACCCTCTAGTTCATGGCTGGTTGAGGTTCAACATATTAAATGGGCTTCAGATTTGCAGGGAGCCAAGACCCTTAGTGCTAAGATCATTTGGAAATTGAAAGATGGAAATTATTCCATGTCCCAAAACTACAATGTTTATGTTGAGAAACTAGCAAATGAAGAGGTTGGAAATCCTGGTACAATGCTTAAAAGAGAGCAGGAATATCTTGGAGTGGCACAAGTGGAAGCTTTTTATGTTTCTGACTTCGTGGTTCCTTCTGGAACTTCCAGTCTTAAATTCATCATACAAGTATGTGGTACTGATGGAGCTAGCCAGAAGCTAGATGATTCTCCATATTTTCAACTGGATATTGAAG AAGTGTGA